The window CTCTATAGTGCAGCGATTCCAGGGACTTGGCGAGCGGCGTTCTCATGCCGCGTTATTAGCGTGTTCAGGCGAGTCATGGCAGCGTCGAGCGTCTCCGCCTTGATCGTGCGATAGCGGAGAAACATTTCCACAGAGGAATGGCCGACGATCTTCATGATCGTTCGGTATCGACCCCTGAGTCTGCGAGGTTCGTCACGGCACAGTGCCGGAGGTCATGGAACACAAAGTCTTCAATCTTCTGCTCCTTGCACAGCCGCCGCACTTCTCGATAGGTATGACTCAGTTCCCCCCCGTTCTTGTGAAAGACGAGCCCCTGAATGCGTGTCACACCATCCAGCGCCCGTAGCCGCTGAATTTCCCACCGTAGGGTTGGCGTGATCGGGACAAGCCGCTATTGCCCTGTCTTGGTGAGATGGCCTGGAATAAAGATCCGACCCTTCTCCAAGTCCACACGATCCCACGTCAAGGTGAGAATCTCTTCCAGCCGCATGCCCGTATGGTAGCCCATCAGCACAAAAAGTCAGCAATTGACCTGCTGATAGTACGTAGTTATAATTTCTCTGTCGCTGAAAGATAACGCCAGCCTTGCAGTGCCTATTTCAAGTTCCACAAAGAAGGAGGAGCAATGAGCCCTACTCCGGAGGAAGCCGTCTCCACAATTCTTACGCATCTCGGATGGACCGATTTAAGCGTTGCCGTGTTACTTGTTGCCGCACTGCAATTCCTGTCTACTTTGTGGATCAAGGCGCGCCTT of the Nitrospirota bacterium genome contains:
- a CDS encoding tyrosine-type recombinase/integrase, producing MTRIQGLVFHKNGGELSHTYREVRRLCKEQKIEDFVFHDLRHCAVTNLADSGVDTERS